Proteins from a single region of Choristoneura fumiferana chromosome 27, NRCan_CFum_1, whole genome shotgun sequence:
- the LOC141443582 gene encoding androgen-dependent TFPI-regulating protein-like: MAVILYLRMLGYAVTIIMHLSNCVCLGEAMKGPASEDPDIKAFGALQLRFFTTWTFIVQIFHAVMGLICDYLTLKNANRAGYKLPMLLKGTKDAIFAAILWPTVFLVFTMFWSLYSYDRSLIYPLFADKILTRTSNHICHTAIVPVVVWEAVFQPRSVPRSHSKNIFMLAVYMLTYLNIMSYTYLETGIWMYPVFGLAHKTLLFPLIIIIIGVALVTYYHMQWYLTRLVWGARVKNKTY; the protein is encoded by the exons ATGGCGGTGATCCTCTACCTCCGCATGCTGGGGTATGCCGTGACTATAATCATGCACCTCAGCAACTGCGTTTGTTTGGGAGAAGCCATGAAGGGTCCGGCCAGTGAAGACCCGGACATTAAAGCATTTGGCGCTTTACAACTTAGATTTTTTACTACTTGGAcattt atagTGCAGATATTCCATGCCGTTATGGGCTTGATATGCGACTATCTCACTCTAAAGAACGCCAACAGAGCTGGATATAAGCTGCCAATGCTTTTGAAAGGCACGAAGGATGCAATATTCGCCGCTATCCTGTGGCCGACTGTATTT CTAGTATTCACCATGTTCTGGTCACTATACAGTTACGACAGATCGCTCATATACCCGCTATTCGCGGACAAAATACTAACAAGGACGTCCAATCACATTTGCCACACCGCCATAGTGCCAGTTGTGGTATGGGAAGCTGTGTTCCAACCTAGAAGTGTGCCACGATCGCACTCTAAAAACATCTTTATGCTAGCAGTGTATATGTTgacgtatttaaatat TATGAGTTACACGTACCTAGAAACTGGAATATGGATGTATCCCGTGTTCGGCCTAGCACACAAAACTCTGTTATTTCCTCTTATAATTATCATAATTGGGGTCGCGCTAGTAACATACTACCATATGCAATGGTATCTAACGAGACTGGTGTGGGGTGCGCGGgtcaaaaacaaaacatattaa